A genomic window from Serratia liquefaciens includes:
- the rlmM gene encoding 23S rRNA (cytidine(2498)-2'-O)-methyltransferase RlmM, with product MNKIALYCRQGFEKECAAEITAKAAELEVFGFARVKDNSGYVLFECYQPDDADRLAREIPFRELIFARQMLVVGELLRDLPPEDRVSPIVGMLIGVVDRGGELRVEVPDTNESKELMKFCRKLTVPLRAAMREQKVLMARENATRPVVHVFFIAPGCCYVGYSFSNNNSPFYMGIPRLKFPSDAPSRSTLKLEEAFHVFIPADEWDERLASGMHAVDLGACPGGWTYQLVQRSMMVHAVDNGPMAPSLMDTGQVTHHRADGFRYEPSSSKIYWLVCDMVEKPAKVTSLMIQWLVKGWCREAIFNLKLPMKKRYEEVSQNLQSIKEALDAAGISSQIHAKQLYHDREEVTVHVRRMWSAVGGRRDERD from the coding sequence ATGAATAAGATTGCGTTGTATTGCCGCCAGGGTTTTGAAAAAGAGTGTGCGGCGGAAATTACCGCCAAGGCTGCCGAACTGGAAGTGTTTGGTTTCGCCAGAGTGAAGGACAACAGCGGCTACGTGCTTTTCGAGTGCTACCAGCCGGACGATGCCGATCGCCTGGCGCGGGAAATACCGTTCCGTGAACTGATTTTTGCCCGCCAGATGTTGGTGGTGGGTGAGCTGCTGCGCGATTTGCCGCCGGAAGATCGCGTATCGCCGATCGTCGGCATGCTGATTGGCGTGGTCGACCGTGGTGGTGAGCTGCGAGTAGAAGTGCCGGACACCAACGAAAGCAAAGAGCTGATGAAGTTCTGTCGCAAACTGACGGTGCCGTTGCGCGCTGCGATGCGTGAGCAGAAAGTATTGATGGCGCGTGAGAATGCAACCCGTCCAGTGGTGCACGTGTTCTTTATCGCGCCGGGTTGCTGTTATGTCGGTTACTCCTTCAGCAACAACAACTCGCCGTTCTATATGGGCATTCCGCGTCTTAAGTTCCCTTCCGACGCGCCAAGCCGTTCTACGCTGAAGCTGGAAGAGGCATTCCACGTGTTTATCCCTGCCGACGAGTGGGACGAGCGTTTGGCCAGCGGCATGCATGCGGTCGATCTGGGGGCCTGTCCGGGCGGTTGGACCTACCAACTGGTGCAACGCAGCATGATGGTGCACGCGGTGGACAATGGCCCGATGGCGCCAAGCCTGATGGATACCGGACAGGTAACCCATCACCGCGCCGACGGTTTCAGGTATGAACCTTCCAGCAGCAAGATTTACTGGCTGGTGTGTGACATGGTGGAAAAACCTGCCAAGGTGACCAGTTTGATGATCCAGTGGTTGGTGAAAGGCTGGTGCCGCGAGGCGATCTTCAACCTGAAGCTGCCGATGAAAAAACGCTACGAAGAGGTTTCGCAGAACCTGCAGTCGATCAAGGAAGCCTTGGATGCGGCGGGTATCAGCTCACAAATTCATGCCAAGCAGCTGTATCACGATCGTGAAGAAGTTACCGTACACGTCCGCCGCATGTGGTCGGCCGTGGGGGGGCGTCGCGACGAGCGTGACTGA
- a CDS encoding DUF423 domain-containing protein encodes MSSRSMLIFAAISGFVFVALGAFGAHVLSGTLGANEMAWIRTGLDYQGFHTLTILALAVAMQRRVSLWFYWSGALLALGTVLFSGSLYCLALSHLKVWVYITPIGGVCFLAGWVLMLIGALRLRKKAERHE; translated from the coding sequence ATGAGCAGTCGTTCAATGCTGATTTTTGCCGCTATCAGCGGTTTTGTATTTGTTGCTCTGGGCGCGTTTGGCGCACACGTACTAAGTGGCACGCTGGGCGCTAACGAGATGGCCTGGATCCGTACCGGGCTGGACTATCAGGGCTTTCATACCCTGACGATCCTGGCGCTGGCGGTGGCGATGCAACGCCGTGTCAGCCTGTGGTTTTACTGGAGCGGGGCGTTATTGGCGCTCGGCACCGTACTGTTCAGCGGCAGCCTGTACTGTCTGGCGCTGTCGCACCTGAAGGTCTGGGTCTATATCACGCCGATTGGCGGCGTGTGTTTCCTGGCCGGTTGGGTATTGATGTTGATTGGCGCTTTGCGTCTGAGGAAAAAGGCCGAGCGCCATGAATAA
- a CDS encoding transcriptional regulator GcvA, producing the protein MSKRLPPLNALRVFDAAARHLSFTKAAEELFVTQAAVSHQIKSLEDFLGLKLFRRRNRSLLLTEEGQSYYLDIKEIFSSINEATRKLQARSAKGALTVSLPPSFAIQWLVPRLSGFNSAYPGIDVRIQAVDREEDKLADDVDVAIFYGRGNWTGLRAERLYAEYLLPVCSPSLLTGEHALKVTSDLAYHTLLHDTSRRDWLAYTRQLGLQHINVQQGPIFSHSAMVVQAAVHGQGIALVNNVMAQTEIEAGRLVCPFNDVLVSKNAFYLVCHDSQAELGKIAAFRKWILARAASEQEKFRFRYEQ; encoded by the coding sequence ATGTCTAAACGCTTACCACCTCTGAATGCACTGCGGGTCTTTGACGCGGCTGCCCGTCACCTGAGTTTTACCAAAGCGGCTGAAGAACTGTTTGTCACCCAGGCCGCGGTGAGCCACCAGATCAAGTCGCTGGAGGACTTCCTCGGCCTGAAGCTGTTTCGGCGCCGCAACCGCTCGCTGTTGCTGACGGAAGAAGGGCAAAGTTATTATCTGGATATCAAGGAAATCTTCTCCTCGATCAATGAGGCTACGCGCAAGTTACAGGCGCGCAGCGCCAAGGGGGCATTGACCGTCAGTTTGCCCCCGAGTTTTGCCATTCAGTGGTTGGTGCCTCGTCTGTCCGGCTTTAACTCAGCTTATCCGGGAATTGACGTGCGTATCCAGGCGGTGGACCGTGAAGAAGACAAGCTGGCGGATGACGTTGACGTGGCTATTTTCTATGGCCGCGGCAACTGGACAGGGTTGCGCGCAGAACGTTTATACGCGGAATACCTGCTGCCAGTGTGCTCTCCCAGCCTGCTTACCGGGGAACATGCGTTAAAAGTGACGAGCGATCTGGCTTATCACACGCTGCTGCATGATACTTCACGCCGCGATTGGCTGGCCTACACGCGCCAGTTGGGGTTGCAGCACATCAATGTGCAGCAGGGGCCGATTTTCAGTCACAGCGCCATGGTGGTGCAGGCGGCAGTGCATGGGCAGGGGATTGCCCTGGTCAATAACGTGATGGCGCAGACCGAGATCGAGGCCGGGCGATTGGTATGCCCGTTCAACGACGTCCTGGTCAGTAAAAATGCTTTTTATCTGGTATGTCATGACAGTCAGGCAGAACTGGGTAAAATAGCCGCCTTTCGTAAGTGGATCCTGGCGCGGGCAGCCAGCGAGCAAGAAAAGTTCCGCTTTCGCTACGAACAATGA
- a CDS encoding YgdI/YgdR family lipoprotein, with product MKKTAAVISALMLTFTLAACSSNYVMHTNDGRTIVADGKPKVDNDTGMISYKDANGVEQQINRSDVKEMVESNQ from the coding sequence ATGAAGAAGACAGCCGCAGTTATCTCTGCTCTGATGCTTACGTTCACCCTGGCAGCTTGCTCCAGCAATTACGTGATGCACACCAATGATGGGCGCACTATTGTCGCCGACGGCAAGCCAAAAGTGGACAACGATACCGGTATGATCAGCTATAAAGATGCCAACGGCGTTGAGCAGCAGATCAACCGTTCCGACGTGAAAGAAATGGTTGAAAGCAACCAGTAA
- the csdA gene encoding cysteine desulfurase CsdA translates to MTPFNPIDFRNQFPALQQAGIYLDSAATALKPLAVIAATQQFYRDDAATVHRSQHRAAQDLTARFEQARQQVATLINAPSADDIIWTRGTTEAINLVAQSYARPLLKPGDEILVSEAEHHANLIPWLMVAEQTGARVVKLPLGADRLPDLTLLPGLLNAKTRLLALGQMSNVTGGCPDLAHAISLAHSAGARVMIDGAQGIVHCPADVQRLDIDFYAFSGHKLYGPTGIGALYGKSELLAQMAPWQGGGKMLTQASFEGFTPQKPPHCFEAGTPNIAGVLGLAAALEWLANQDMLAAERYSRDLADNAEQRLESLSGFRSFRCSGSSLLAFDIAGIHHSDIVTLLAEQGIAVRAGQHCAQPLMAALGVSGTLRASFAPYNTQEDVDALVTALINAIDLLAD, encoded by the coding sequence ATGACACCTTTTAATCCCATCGACTTCCGTAATCAGTTTCCTGCATTGCAGCAGGCGGGCATTTATCTCGACAGCGCCGCCACCGCATTAAAACCTCTGGCGGTCATTGCCGCTACGCAGCAGTTTTATCGTGACGACGCGGCTACGGTGCATCGTAGCCAGCATAGGGCCGCACAGGACCTGACCGCCCGTTTCGAGCAGGCGCGCCAACAGGTCGCTACTCTGATCAACGCCCCTTCAGCCGATGACATTATCTGGACCCGCGGTACCACCGAAGCAATCAACCTGGTTGCGCAAAGCTATGCTCGCCCCCTGCTGAAACCGGGTGACGAAATCCTGGTGAGCGAGGCAGAGCATCACGCCAATCTAATCCCCTGGTTGATGGTGGCAGAGCAAACCGGCGCCCGGGTGGTAAAACTGCCCCTTGGCGCAGATCGCCTGCCGGACCTGACCCTGTTGCCTGGGCTGCTCAATGCTAAAACCCGTCTGCTGGCGCTGGGGCAGATGTCCAACGTCACCGGCGGTTGCCCGGATTTGGCGCACGCCATCAGCCTGGCCCACAGCGCCGGCGCACGCGTGATGATTGACGGTGCGCAGGGCATAGTGCACTGCCCCGCCGACGTTCAGCGGCTTGACATTGATTTCTACGCGTTCTCCGGCCACAAACTCTATGGCCCAACCGGCATAGGAGCGCTGTACGGCAAGAGCGAGTTATTGGCGCAAATGGCACCGTGGCAGGGCGGCGGCAAGATGCTGACCCAGGCATCGTTCGAGGGGTTCACGCCGCAAAAGCCTCCTCACTGCTTTGAAGCAGGCACGCCCAATATCGCCGGCGTGTTGGGGTTAGCCGCCGCACTGGAGTGGCTTGCCAATCAGGACATGTTGGCTGCCGAACGCTACAGCCGTGACCTGGCCGATAACGCCGAGCAAAGGTTGGAGTCACTGTCGGGCTTTCGCAGCTTCCGTTGCTCAGGCTCCAGCCTGCTGGCATTCGATATTGCCGGCATCCACCACAGCGATATCGTGACCCTGCTGGCAGAACAAGGCATCGCAGTGCGTGCCGGCCAGCACTGCGCCCAACCGCTGATGGCGGCGCTCGGGGTCAGTGGTACACTGCGCGCCTCCTTCGCACCTTATAACACCCAGGAAGATGTCGATGCTTTGGTCACAGCCCTGATCAACGCTATCGATCTGCTGGCCGACTAG
- the csdE gene encoding cysteine desulfurase sulfur acceptor subunit CsdE → MLAPHPFGREITAGALIEKFTALKQWEDRYRQLIMLAKQLPPLPEALRAAEMELSGCENRVWLGHQLQADGTLHFYGDSEGRIVRGLLAVLLTAVEGKTPQEIAAMDPLGLFDQLALRAQLSATRASGLEALAAAVRAISARYA, encoded by the coding sequence ATGCTTGCCCCCCATCCCTTTGGCCGTGAAATCACCGCCGGGGCGCTAATCGAAAAATTTACCGCCCTGAAGCAGTGGGAAGATCGCTATCGCCAACTGATCATGCTGGCAAAGCAGTTGCCCCCGTTGCCGGAAGCATTACGCGCAGCGGAAATGGAATTGAGCGGCTGTGAAAACCGGGTCTGGCTGGGGCATCAGTTGCAGGCGGACGGGACGCTGCATTTTTATGGTGACAGCGAAGGTCGCATCGTACGCGGGCTGTTGGCGGTGCTGCTGACGGCGGTAGAAGGAAAAACGCCGCAAGAAATCGCGGCGATGGACCCCTTGGGGTTATTCGATCAGTTGGCGCTACGCGCCCAGCTCAGCGCCACCCGAGCCAGTGGATTGGAAGCGCTGGCTGCCGCAGTGAGGGCGATAAGCGCCCGCTACGCCTGA
- the tcdA gene encoding tRNA cyclic N6-threonylcarbamoyladenosine(37) synthase TcdA: MSTAYSEAYLQRFGGTARLYGQQALALFAQAHICVIGIGGVGSWAAEALARTGIGTITLIDMDDVCVTNTNRQIHALRQHVGQSKTEVMAERILAINPECRVTCIDDFITADNVAELLDNNFSYVIDAIDSVRPKAALLAYCRRYKIPVVTTGGAGGQIDPTQIAVVDLAKTIQDPLAAKLRERLKNDFNVVKNSKGKLGIDCVFSSEPLVYPQPDGSVCASRSTAEGPKRMDCSAGFGAATMVTATFGFVAVSHALKKMVAKAARQA; encoded by the coding sequence ATGAGCACAGCCTATTCTGAAGCCTATCTGCAGCGTTTTGGCGGCACGGCACGTTTATACGGTCAGCAGGCGTTGGCGCTGTTTGCCCAGGCGCACATTTGCGTGATTGGCATTGGCGGCGTGGGCTCCTGGGCGGCAGAAGCGCTGGCGCGTACCGGCATCGGCACTATTACGCTGATTGATATGGACGATGTCTGCGTCACCAACACCAATCGCCAAATCCATGCGCTGCGCCAGCATGTCGGGCAGTCAAAAACGGAAGTGATGGCGGAGCGCATTCTGGCGATCAACCCTGAGTGTCGGGTGACCTGCATTGACGATTTCATTACGGCGGACAACGTTGCCGAGCTGCTCGATAACAATTTCAGCTACGTCATCGACGCGATTGACAGCGTGCGACCGAAGGCGGCACTGCTGGCTTATTGTCGACGCTACAAGATACCTGTGGTCACCACCGGCGGTGCCGGTGGACAGATAGACCCGACCCAGATTGCGGTGGTGGATTTGGCGAAAACCATTCAGGATCCGCTGGCGGCCAAGCTGCGTGAACGGCTGAAAAATGATTTCAACGTGGTGAAGAACAGTAAGGGCAAGCTGGGCATCGACTGCGTGTTTTCCAGCGAACCCCTGGTTTACCCGCAGCCGGATGGCAGCGTTTGCGCGTCGCGCAGCACTGCTGAAGGGCCAAAAAGAATGGATTGCAGTGCGGGATTCGGTGCGGCAACCATGGTTACCGCGACCTTTGGCTTTGTCGCCGTTTCCCACGCGCTGAAAAAGATGGTGGCGAAAGCCGCGCGTCAGGCGTAG
- the mltA gene encoding murein transglycosylase A, protein MKGRWGKYLLGGLMVAILAGCSSKPTDRGQQYKDGRLDQSLELVNQPNAKGVPVNAKDYSDQLMEIKYASPSLFNRNNTTYQAVQSWMASGADTRNLNQYGLSAYQMEGVDNYGNVQFTGYYTPVVQARYTQQGEFRYPLYRMPPKGKGRLPDRAGIYSGALDDRYIVAYTNSLMDNFMMEVQGSGYVDYGNGQPLVFFGYGGKNGHAYRSIGKVLIDRGEVAKADMSMQAIRQWADTHSAAEVRELLEQNPSFVFFRPEAFAPVRGASAVPLIAKASVASDRSLIPAGTTLLAEVPLLDNKGKFTGKYEMRLMVALDVGGAIKGQHFDMYQGIGADAGHSAGYYNHYGRVWVLKGANVNAPLFTSQTSSASGGSLLVTR, encoded by the coding sequence ATGAAAGGACGTTGGGGCAAATACCTGCTGGGCGGGTTAATGGTAGCGATACTGGCAGGCTGTTCGTCTAAGCCGACCGATCGGGGACAGCAATATAAGGATGGACGCCTGGATCAGTCGCTGGAGTTGGTGAACCAACCCAACGCGAAAGGGGTACCGGTTAATGCCAAGGATTATTCAGATCAGCTGATGGAGATCAAATACGCTTCTCCTTCACTTTTTAATCGCAACAACACCACTTATCAGGCAGTACAGAGCTGGATGGCCTCCGGCGCCGATACGCGCAACCTGAACCAGTACGGCCTCAGCGCTTACCAGATGGAAGGCGTAGACAACTACGGCAACGTTCAGTTTACCGGTTACTACACGCCGGTGGTGCAGGCGCGCTATACCCAACAGGGTGAGTTCCGTTACCCGCTGTACCGCATGCCGCCAAAAGGGAAAGGCCGCCTGCCCGATCGCGCGGGTATTTACTCAGGCGCGCTGGACGATCGCTATATTGTGGCGTACACCAACTCGCTGATGGACAACTTTATGATGGAAGTCCAGGGCAGTGGCTATGTGGATTACGGCAACGGCCAGCCGTTGGTGTTCTTCGGCTACGGCGGCAAAAACGGCCATGCTTATCGCAGCATTGGCAAAGTGCTGATCGACCGCGGTGAAGTGGCCAAGGCGGATATGTCGATGCAGGCGATTCGTCAGTGGGCGGATACCCACAGCGCGGCAGAAGTGCGTGAGCTGTTGGAACAGAACCCTTCCTTTGTCTTCTTCCGTCCTGAAGCCTTTGCGCCGGTTCGCGGAGCCAGTGCGGTGCCGTTGATCGCCAAAGCGTCGGTGGCTTCCGATCGTTCACTGATCCCGGCGGGTACCACGCTGCTGGCGGAAGTGCCGCTGCTGGACAACAAGGGTAAATTCACGGGAAAATATGAGATGCGTCTGATGGTGGCGCTGGATGTGGGTGGGGCGATCAAAGGCCAGCACTTCGATATGTACCAGGGCATCGGGGCTGATGCCGGCCACTCGGCGGGTTATTACAACCACTACGGCCGCGTTTGGGTGCTGAAAGGCGCCAACGTAAACGCGCCGCTGTTTACCAGCCAGACCAGCTCCGCTTCAGGCGGTTCGCTGTTGGTCACCCGTTAA